In one Candidatus Atribacteria bacterium ADurb.Bin276 genomic region, the following are encoded:
- the pdg_1 gene encoding Ultraviolet N-glycosylase/AP lyase, which yields MNNQNIAQAFAILQESKKQWQDSTLENLGKNPFFILVGCILSLRTKDQITRQVSERLLKRIRSPQQLIAYSEDEIARLIYPVGFYRRKAKNLIDISKILIHKYQSQVPSTLEELLELPGVGRKTANLVLTIGFGKPGICVDTHVHRIVNRWGYIKTKTPEQTEMALRDILPQEFWIPINSLLVLFGQNICLPRRPHCENCPIEEYCDQVGIEKSEDKIH from the coding sequence ATGAATAACCAAAACATTGCTCAAGCTTTTGCTATTTTACAGGAAAGTAAAAAACAATGGCAAGATTCAACCTTGGAAAATTTGGGAAAAAACCCATTTTTCATTTTAGTAGGATGTATCTTAAGTTTACGAACCAAAGACCAAATAACCCGTCAAGTATCAGAGCGGTTGTTAAAAAGAATTCGGAGTCCGCAACAATTGATTGCTTATTCAGAAGATGAAATTGCTCGATTAATCTATCCCGTTGGTTTTTACCGTCGAAAAGCGAAGAATTTAATTGATATTTCAAAGATTCTTATTCATAAATATCAAAGCCAAGTTCCCTCCACATTGGAGGAACTATTGGAACTCCCTGGTGTTGGGCGTAAAACCGCCAATTTGGTTCTAACTATCGGGTTTGGTAAGCCTGGTATTTGTGTCGATACCCATGTTCATCGGATTGTGAATCGTTGGGGATACATAAAGACGAAAACACCCGAACAAACTGAAATGGCCCTTCGTGACATACTTCCTCAAGAATTCTGGATTCCCATCAATTCGTTGCTGGTTTTATTCGGACAAAATATTTGTCTTCCTCGACGACCTCATTGTGAGAATTGCCCTATTGAAGAATATTGTGATCAAGTTGGTATAGAAAAAAGTGAGGATAAAATTCATTGA